In the Marinomonas algicola genome, one interval contains:
- a CDS encoding HAD family hydrolase, protein MNIKAILFDHDGTIADSEQAHFEMWREVLHKYNVDLSHEEYKSQYAGIPTTENAKTIVENHSLDVEPITLVLAKTEITNAYLAKQAFPLMSGALESVRYFYEQGLQVGIVTGAGREGVNITLKNHGFEKYVSVVVSGDDVEHSKPAPDCYLLAADKLGRQPSECLAIEDTYNGSLAAIRANMKCIGVSSSHSVRDAFSKTVYECSDLGKATKWIAENVQLQSSR, encoded by the coding sequence ATGAATATAAAAGCCATTCTTTTTGATCACGATGGAACCATTGCGGACTCAGAGCAAGCGCATTTTGAAATGTGGAGAGAGGTGCTACATAAGTATAATGTTGATCTGTCTCATGAAGAGTACAAAAGCCAGTATGCAGGAATTCCAACCACAGAAAATGCTAAAACAATTGTAGAGAATCATTCCCTAGACGTTGAGCCAATAACACTTGTATTAGCTAAAACGGAAATCACAAATGCTTATTTGGCTAAACAGGCTTTTCCTCTTATGAGTGGTGCACTTGAATCCGTTCGTTATTTCTATGAACAAGGTTTACAAGTTGGTATTGTCACTGGAGCTGGAAGAGAGGGTGTAAATATCACACTAAAGAATCACGGGTTTGAAAAGTATGTATCTGTGGTCGTTTCCGGTGATGATGTAGAGCACAGTAAGCCTGCTCCTGATTGTTATTTATTGGCTGCAGACAAATTAGGGCGACAGCCATCGGAATGTCTGGCGATTGAAGACACCTATAACGGAAGTCTTGCTGCCATTCGAGCAAACATGAAATGCATTGGCGTTTCATCATCGCATAGTGTGCGTGATGCGTTTTCCAAAACGGTCTACGAATGCAGTGACTTGGGTAAAGCCACAAAATGGATAGCAGAGAATGTTCAGCTGCAATCAAGCCGTTAA
- a CDS encoding TetR/AcrR family transcriptional regulator, which translates to MPYTPEHKEQTRQRILQAAAKLFCSQGFDRVTLTQIMKQANMTHGAFYAHFSGKSSLYEAAMQFATSNAFWARDDKQTESKETHIKALVTRYLNWGNKNSEPSPLEFLVTDAAHKEEKVRKAYQACFDNLVERLEGILEKRGSQEAKALAEETVVSLVGTVAIARSFSPSIQKDFLKRAKQRIVSRLNSELKRPEITGSINTTAPSNGDYHC; encoded by the coding sequence ATGCCTTACACACCTGAACATAAAGAACAAACACGCCAGCGGATATTACAAGCCGCCGCGAAGTTATTTTGTTCACAGGGTTTTGATCGAGTCACCCTAACGCAAATAATGAAACAAGCGAATATGACGCACGGCGCTTTTTATGCGCACTTTTCAGGTAAGAGCAGCTTGTATGAAGCGGCAATGCAGTTTGCGACCTCCAATGCGTTTTGGGCCCGTGACGATAAGCAAACAGAAAGCAAAGAAACTCACATTAAAGCCTTAGTAACTCGCTATCTGAATTGGGGAAATAAAAATAGTGAGCCTTCACCACTGGAGTTTTTAGTAACGGATGCCGCCCATAAGGAAGAAAAGGTTCGAAAAGCTTATCAAGCTTGCTTTGATAATCTCGTTGAGCGTCTAGAAGGTATTCTAGAAAAACGCGGTAGCCAAGAAGCAAAGGCCTTAGCTGAAGAAACGGTCGTCTCGTTAGTGGGTACTGTCGCCATCGCCCGTTCTTTTTCGCCTTCAATACAAAAAGACTTTTTAAAGCGAGCAAAACAACGTATCGTTTCTCGATTAAATAGCGAACTAAAACGCCCTGAGATTACGGGATCTATAAACACAACAGCACCGAGTAACGGTGACTACCATTGCTAG
- the fabF gene encoding beta-ketoacyl-ACP synthase II, which yields MSLKDRIVITGMGLVSPLGLGVGSVWQRLLRGESGVRLLPTTLTDVLSTHIAGQVPSHKEQDNGLNEADYLSSKERKRVDLFTLFALAAAQEALAQADWKPSSIADQEATATIIATGIGGLPTITHAQSVLTNQGARRLSPFTVPAFLANLAAGNVSIKYGFKGPLGTPVTACAAGVQAIGDAMRLLRTGEAKVALAGGTEACIDPLSLSGFGALKALSTRSDDPTKASRPFDKDREGFVMGEGAGLVVLETLEHALARGATPLVEVVGYGTSADAYHLTSGPESGEGAARAINTALAMANINADKIGYVNAHATSTLIGDRGEINALRKVFGDKINAVAISSTKSSTGHLLGAAGGVETIFSAQVIRSGMLPPTLNLENVEDSMADLDLVPLVSRVKNVKYVLCNGFGFGGVNAALVLKRY from the coding sequence ATGTCGCTTAAAGATCGTATTGTAATAACCGGAATGGGGTTAGTATCGCCCCTTGGATTAGGTGTCGGGTCTGTGTGGCAACGTTTGCTTCGTGGCGAGTCCGGAGTCCGCTTATTACCAACCACATTAACAGATGTTCTGAGCACTCATATTGCCGGACAAGTTCCAAGTCACAAAGAGCAAGATAATGGCTTGAACGAAGCTGATTATCTCTCTTCTAAAGAGCGTAAACGGGTCGATTTGTTTACCTTATTTGCTCTTGCGGCGGCGCAGGAGGCGTTAGCACAAGCGGATTGGAAGCCATCAAGCATTGCGGATCAGGAAGCAACAGCAACCATTATTGCAACGGGCATTGGTGGCTTACCGACCATTACTCATGCTCAATCTGTGTTGACAAACCAAGGTGCTCGTAGGTTATCGCCTTTTACGGTTCCAGCCTTCCTTGCGAACTTAGCGGCCGGTAATGTTTCCATCAAATATGGATTCAAAGGGCCGCTCGGTACGCCAGTCACAGCCTGTGCGGCAGGGGTGCAAGCTATTGGTGATGCAATGCGTCTGTTGCGAACAGGCGAAGCAAAAGTGGCTTTAGCTGGTGGAACCGAAGCTTGCATCGATCCTTTGTCTCTTTCTGGTTTTGGTGCTCTAAAAGCGCTTTCCACTCGAAGCGATGATCCAACCAAAGCGTCTCGCCCTTTCGATAAAGATCGTGAAGGCTTTGTTATGGGTGAGGGAGCGGGTTTAGTCGTATTAGAAACCCTTGAACATGCCTTAGCCCGCGGTGCAACGCCTTTAGTTGAAGTGGTTGGATACGGCACAAGTGCCGATGCTTACCATTTAACTTCTGGACCAGAAAGTGGTGAAGGGGCTGCTCGTGCTATTAACACCGCTTTAGCGATGGCAAACATAAACGCTGACAAAATTGGTTATGTAAATGCTCACGCAACCTCGACGCTTATTGGAGATCGTGGCGAGATAAATGCGCTCAGAAAAGTGTTTGGAGACAAGATAAATGCCGTTGCCATTTCATCCACGAAATCGTCGACCGGGCATTTGTTGGGGGCGGCTGGTGGTGTGGAAACTATTTTTAGTGCTCAAGTAATACGCTCTGGTATGTTGCCGCCAACCCTCAATTTAGAGAATGTTGAAGACAGTATGGCTGATCTTGATCTGGTGCCATTGGTTTCGCGTGTAAAAAATGTAAAGTACGTTTTGTGTAATGGTTTCGGTTTTGGCGGCGTGAATGCCGCGTTAGTATTGAAGCGTTATTAA
- a CDS encoding GNAT family N-acetyltransferase, whose amino-acid sequence MKLDFKWSRIEDLSSIELFTIIKAREAVFVVEQECPYQETDEMDLQSWHLVVSIEDQLVAYVRVVDPGIKYELPSIGRVMTCLEVRHLKIGRPLMKEAIRFTEEKYPNTGIKIGAQVYLQKFYESLGFAAVNEPYDEDGILHIDMIKADINEA is encoded by the coding sequence ATGAAATTGGATTTTAAATGGTCTCGAATCGAAGACTTGTCCTCTATTGAATTATTTACAATCATTAAGGCAAGAGAAGCGGTTTTTGTTGTGGAACAAGAATGTCCTTATCAAGAAACGGATGAAATGGACTTACAGTCTTGGCACCTAGTTGTATCTATAGAGGATCAATTGGTTGCTTACGTACGTGTTGTTGATCCAGGCATTAAATATGAGCTCCCTTCCATTGGTCGAGTGATGACATGCTTAGAAGTTAGGCATTTAAAGATTGGTCGCCCGTTGATGAAGGAAGCCATTCGTTTCACTGAAGAAAAATACCCGAATACAGGGATAAAAATAGGCGCTCAAGTGTATTTGCAAAAATTTTATGAATCGCTAGGTTTTGCCGCCGTTAATGAGCCTTACGATGAAGATGGAATTTTACATATTGATATGATTAAAGCCGATATCAATGAAGCCTAA